The genomic region ACCGAAAATGTTCATTCCAGTTCGTATCATCTGATCATGTTACAATttgctaataaaaaaatcattaaaaaaatatataaaatattatgtaaacacgTAAAAAGACATAGCAAAAATGTGATCTGGATATGTCACTGTAATGTCAATTggattttctgtttatttttaatttttgttcgtCCTACCATGGTCCTACCCATGTCCTACccatcgagcttagaattatAGTCCTACCTAGTAGGTATACTATGCATTTTTAAGGAGCGTTTCAGGCTAAAATATACAATGATAAACTGAACTCTATCTATATCAATGTATATTATTGCAGCAACAAGCCCTTCCTTTCAATCAAAATAGAATAGCGTAGTCTGTAGCTAGTTTTTAAGGCCCCACATGCGTGGTAGCAAACTTGTTTCGCACTAGACTATAATAATGGCACATTCCACGGcagatttcggccacggcggctattctcattttaaggagatcagcctgctgcgcaggacatattatagtgcataagcatttgcgcagacacaggtgcattccctattacttcactctcatagcccgataggacggcaatccgacacgaccggaaagagatcaggcgtaggaccgaTATTTActtgctctccgatgcacgggtgaatcaatcaccaacttcggCTACTActggctgctttgtgaaagtttaagaaaacccacaaagcgatttcggcctgacccgggaatcaaacccgagacctcgtgcacagcagccgcgcttgcgaccactagatcaACGAGGCAGTCACTAGACTATATAAACTCATTATGATACAATCGCTTGCGAGTGGCACGTAAGGCTCGAGTCACACCAGCATGGCAGCGGTCGGAAGCGACGCGGcgagcactttcagtgtgaaataattttcaactttaactACATACGTAAAAGGCCAGTATCGCTTAAAAAGCTTGAAAATGTCGCGCTTATGCGACTTGTTGATGTTTCCGTCCGCGACTGCCCGGCTGCCCGGACTCGAGCCTAAGCGTGCTTGGCCTGCATATGGGCACAAAGAGACATTGTTTCATTACCGTGTCCACCCTACCCGATCAGGCTTTGCTTACTatcaagcctttttcccaaactaagttatggtcggcttccagtagtAACCAACTGTGGCttaataccagtgttttacacggagctactgcctatctgactccTTAGCCCTCGGTAAAATTGATTGTCAGATTTTCTAGTTTCTAACTGCCTTTGCCACGAGCTCCCTAGTAGCCTAACTTGGTATAAATGACAACTATAACcagcttaaaataatttaataataaattcttatctaatgtaaacttatttaagagatacaaagtatttttttaaactatttatgcataaacataattaataatttgccCCGCAGGACATCTGGaaggatgacggggagtagcgacccctcggggctatatatccgagtgctccagggagagtatactgtcccccatctccggccggccggagtgaagcatgtcgggggataggtctctcgcctctggcttgccttcatcggccggtcagagtggagtcgctagagcagggttagcagccctgcttggagggtaggtgcctcgaggtaagtggcgagtgggccggtgatgctgtacccacagggagcgcgtgatctgcgtttaaagtccgtcgaggtatcctcacccttcagccgctcatgtccctgttccatccttgttgcgatttagcgacttattcccgggggcccagtaagtgaggtgacgagtctccacctgctattattacgtgtatttattacattgttatcggcggGTACCATAGTTCCcctagtttccccattcctagtccattagcatcccattaCAATGGCCCAAGTacttttcatccatagttagcaatagtttagcacagaaccggggctTGTCCTTGGGTActtttctatagtgtatacaggaataatcgtcggttttgtgtcaccatttcattaaagttgtctcaggcttcagagtgttggcttcggccccacgttcgcctcccaaaaatccgggactctctagtcccgtggtctggaagagacatacaagatataatttaattgaataagGTTTTAGGCCGCATACATGAGCACTATGTACCTACAGTGAACCAGTAAGATAATTTTGAGACCGCTGATTCCCGTTGATGAACGTCTGAAAATTaaaatctgattatttaaaaatcctAGCGCGTGCTGCTATTATAAGTATGTTATGTTTTAAATCGGACTCCCCTTCATATTTCctctctgtattttttttttcattttttgataagcctactatgttggggtcggcttccagtctaaccggatgtagctgagtaccagcgctttacaaggagcgactgccctatctgacctcctcaacccagttactcaggcAATCCAATACCTACCCCTTTCCCTTTAAAGGTTCTAAAAAAATGTCCTTGACCagcatatgtatgtatagacaTATGCATATGTTCTGTTAGGGTTAGCTAGTTATAACCTTTTTTATGCTTATCTTCGTTctcaaaaaaaacattattttgcgaggtgttttatatgtataaacatgATAATAATCCTTACccaaataaatacatacgtcACAAGTATTTAATAGGTCTTTTTACCCGTTACGCATTTTGTTAGCCCGGTTACGATAAAAAAAAGtgtacgcagacgaagtcgcggacGACCGCTTCTTTAATGTATAAGGACCatgaaggagaaaacatgctgcgctgagCCCATATAAAATTGGGACAAGGGCGGGAGATGATCAAGATGAATATGTAAGGGCCATTTTACCGCATTTACTTtacggataaactcaaaatatttacttgcTCGTTAAGGTATTTACGGGAGTTGATAATAATGCTATGGTACAGCTTAACTACAATTTTTATGCTTTAACGAATGCAATAGTATCCTATGTGATGGACAGCAAATTACCTGGTAACAACAGGACCAATCCTTTGTACAAAAAAGAATTATGATGAAGATTTCGAAGTATTATAATTCGTAGCATTCTTTTTTGTATAACCCAGATAGATAAATATTAGATCCAACATTCCAGTGTTCTTCAATATGAAGTATGCCGCTACAAGGGTTATCGCTGTAGCGATGCAGTTGCCGATCGCACCGCCACCCGCACCTGGGCAACCACAGCCTCCACAGAACAAACACTTCAGTTTCGACGTCAGCAGAAATACTAAGCACACTGGTAGCATAGATATTATTTGCAGTATTATCGACAAGAAGTTATAAAGTGTGGTCAGGAGCAGTTTGAGTATATTCTCTATCATCATCAGGAGAATCATAAAGATCCGTACTATCATTTGTGCACCGCATATACATGTTTGTAACAAAGCACCCAACGTGCGACACATGGTTAATTCTGAAACATCGAATTCAGTTTTTCAAGGACCTACATATACATGCTAAGGTACAAGTTGGATGTGTGTTGTTTTGATTCCTGATCAATCATCATAGATGTAACTATGTGATGTGGCAATTATTGGAAAGATTCCTGATCGAATGAAGAAATCGCTACAAAAATGATTCAAATGGCAAGGGACAACTTCAATGCCTATATTTACTGCCATAAAGGTACATAatccttttatattattttataggtattacAAATATTACGTCTGATCGTATCTACCTGATTTATTTTATCACTTTCAATAGTGAATTTGGAAAGGCTATTAAATGAAAACACGAATTAATCAAGAGGTACAAAAACCACAACATAACCTTAAATATTAAACCATGAAAATAAGACCACAGattcaaaattcattttaatgtaattttttagtATCGACGTCAACAGCATTTTCGAGGTTTATAGTAACGAAGCAACATGTGATACAAAATGACTTAGCTTTCATTACTTTTACTccatcgagcttagaattatATGTCAATGTTTTACTCCCGACACAAAATGTCTGATGAAATGTACCCCATAAGAAAATTTCATAGTTAGCGTGCGTGACATAATGATAGTAGTCGTAGTGGCCTAATGGGTAAATTCCCAACCTGTCAATTATGGGGGTAAACTCTCAAttgtgcgggttcgattccaagtcaggcaagtaccaatggaacttttctaagtttgtatgtactttcttagtatatcttggtCACCAATGGCTGTTTTTCGGCTGttatttaacatccttggcagtcgttacggatagtcagaagcagaagccagcaagtctaacaccagtcttaccaaagggttgcccgggtaaccagcttgaggtcagataggcagtcgctccttgtaaagcaccggTACTTAGCCgcatctggtaagactggaagccgaccccaaagttgggaaaaggcccgAGAGATGATGAGATGAAGATAAGACACACTGAAAGCAATAGTACAACGCTCATGCCTTGCAAAAATTGTGCCAGAACGTACAATAAATCTGTCCTACAAAAGTCTGACGTGGGCACACCGTAAGTAGGTTCAGTACATTACATTCAATTACATACTTTGAACTTAATATATGGGATTGAAATCACTTTAGCACTTATGTAATCgcaattaataacaaaactCAATAGTtacgtacattttattttataccaagTAATAAAGTATTGTAGTCCAATTATTATTTCGCCTTTCCTTTACAGCATACATTTTTGACTCAGTAGTTTTAACTCCCTCCCCTCGCCTCGGAGCTCCAGTTCCAAAAGGTAACCTAAATATCTCATTGAGTTTGTTTCCATATTTATCAATTAAGTCACCATCTCTGTTGTACATATTTCCAAATTTATCTACGTAATCGATAAATCGTTTAGCATCAGGTGTTGTTGTATCAGGAGTGGTTACTCCAGTCTCAGTATTGGTCTCGGTGGCATCTGTCTCGCCATCATCGGGCGGCATATGCGTTGTCCCAGTTCCCTTTATAGGTTTGTATCCTAGTTTAAGGAATATTTTATCTAGCGTCCCAGTGGCTCTCAATATGAAAAAGATGATGGCAAAAGCTATGGCAGACAATAAGCAGTCGCATATTCCTCCTCCTTTACCACCAGGGCAAGCTCCTCCACCACCGCCGCAGATAAGACATTTAAGTTTGGACGTAAGTAAGAACACACAACAGATAGGCAATAATGATACCATTTGGAGCAAAAATGATAAGAAGTTGTATAATGTTTGGAGGACCATTCTTATAACGTTCTCTATCATAAGGATAATAGTCATAAAGATCCTCACAAACATTTGAATTGCACATATTATAGTTTGCAACATAGCGTGAATGGTCCGACACATGATGGCTTACAGATTTtctggaaaacaaaaatatggtgGTAAATACACAAAGgaatgcaaaatattatttgtttatctaCGTACTAACATAGTCTTAATCCAGAGCGCTATTTCCAAAACCGACGAATGCAGGATATAGGAGTAGGAAAGGGCGAAATTAGAAATGTATGGCAATAGGCAGCTACATTACCTGAAtatttggtcagtgggtcgtcttaggggcagTATATAATCTAGTTCCACATAGTCTAATTATATCCTCATACCATCCCCTTCAAAGTTCTTTTCAATATACCTAGTCATTTCTTACTTTATACATTCGCCTTTCATCCCTTTCATGATCCCTTTTGCTACACTCTGACCCCACCACATCACAGGAAAGCGAGTACCTCGCGGAGTAACTTTACCTATCTACTTAAATACCTTCGCAGCTATTGTTTACCTGTTTTGGGTCGTACAATGTTGATTATAGTTCGTATCgcctaattataataatatactttgtaaataaaaaaacatacaaaaataatacaataacatctaaaaatataaaggcacgtagcaaaaaatatgatcTGTCATAATAATGACAAGCAGAATTTTTGTTTAGGCCTCAGGTTTTGGCTgtgttccaaaaaaaatatctcagcATACTGGCCAGTGCAAGGAAATAACACTTATTTCTAGATTGCGCACTACATTTTTGGTGAGATCATCATGATTCCacactgtgggtgcagcgcaGGGGCGTAGCTACCGCCGTATCTGCCGTATCAATTATACGGAGCCCCCGGGCCACGGGGGCCCCAAAAGTGTGttaggacaaaaaataaaaacttcctaatttattttattttacaaatgtcaaaattctgaaaagcaattcttttttttcCCGCCTTAAGCGTGCGTTCAAAAGTTAACAACACTCTACATCGTTATGGCGGGCTGCGGGACTTCCCCGTTTTACTTACTTCATCTTCAACTCAGCGGGGAATCCTTCATCGATATCGCGATTTACGTGTACGTTGTTGTACTTTACATTGGATATTAAACCACGCAGTTAGTAGCAGCATAAGGGGGGGGGGAGAGGGCGGTACACCACTGGTACCACGTCTCGGGGTgtgccatctcggtcgacacatatctgcacgaccaggatggcacgggcagaagggacaagtcactgagggtgccattctaatctgcaaagcctaggttcactaccagtcactgcatgctattcaaattttaaacaaaactacaacagtgcatgTGCAAGACGTCGAGGTGGCACTGAGAGGGATGCCAGTCCGGCTGTCACACCTCTCAATTGACAGtgacttttttgtaatttctttaggtatcattgcgtcctgaaaatcaaaaatttcgcgctcgctacgctcgcggcttcttctctttgcagtggtTTTTTTCACACCTGTTTAtctcaaaacttaaaaatttctCACTGATTTTTAGggtatagttagagagctgatattttcacagatgatgtatttctgttgccgctataacaacaaatactgaaaactagaattaaatgaatattttgggggggctcccatacaacaagcatgatttttttgtccgttttataaataatggtacctacggaacccttcgtgcgcgagtccgactcgcacttggccggtttttataaaacatgtttgggttttttatatcccaaatttcaaaaatagcgCTTTATAAGTTTGGAATGAGCcgtctccggtttctttacgttaaacctagcaaaaaccaccacgaatgatttctacacgatttttaagtaggtacttttatttacaattttaatccaTGATTATTGGGTGCTCAATAGTTAGTCCGccgcgggtgccacccgatgctacgccgtcACCGCACTGCGGAGTGCAGTGCACTGTTTATTTACGCGCTTTATATAAATGTGCATTAAATGAGTGAAAGGAAAATAGATTATCCCAACGGCGCTGAGGAAAGAAAAAGTTAACAGAAAAGGGAAGAGGTTATAAAAAAGTGCCATATAAGGGCctccaaacaattttttatacggGGCCCCGACAAGGCAAGCTACGCCACTGGTGCAGCGTGAAAGATTGTCagtcttactgactgaaacccactATGTTCACATTGCACACCCACTATGCACTTTGTGTATAAGAGCCGCGACAACTATTTAGGACAGGACAGCAGCCGCGGCAGTacaataatggcgtccaaggctgATTTTAATCACGgcgctgttctcatataaggcgATCAGCCAGCGGAGCAGGACATTATTATAAACGCACGAGCATtcgcgcagacacaagtgcactccctattccttcactctcatagcctgacGGTACGGctatccgacacgaccggataGCGATCAAAAGCAGGACCGACATCAATGCTCATCGGAgagcacgggtgaatcaatcaccaacttgtGCGCACAaaggctaaagcggtgattggcccgcagtgcaacgcgtcatagccgtcactcgggattggttctttactaataaatcacttctgcgcagatgtaggtcagagctcaagattcgtgccgataactatattcatgaattattattgttaaatattgttttatttgtgtgtaaaataaatggtttttctttctttcttcttcttctttcttctttcttaaaATACAACGAATTAATTAGACAACTTATAGCTGTTTAAatacttttcaaagtttttgatcttcttattgataaattataatagaaaataaataattagttgaCAGACTTACAGACTGCTTGTGCCATAGAGTGGGGCCGTCTCACCAGTATCACTTTTATCTCGCTACCGCTTATAAGGAAAAGGGAAAAGCTATCCTAGTTTTATGACAACGGCTCTTATTTTGGCGTAAACATTCTGTGTTACACAATCTTGAAATATGTGTAATGTCTTCGGCTGTGCGGGCCTTGTGCGGTACCCGCGGATAAATAGAtcgatatattttatagtttgctGCACgtcatggttttttttttaatatttgggACCTTATTTCCCATGTATAAACCGTTAGTAGTAAATGAAAGtccaataaaaatcaaaataatttaatgaaatcaaCATAAATATCATACCACAGGataagaatttattaaataaaaatataatactgtattaaattaactttagaAATATAAGTGTACACGAGAAAGCCAAAATGGCTTTTAGGAGTGATGGTGGTGCTGAGTTAAGGGTAATACAAAACAAGAATACAAGAAAGTACGAGACACTGataatatctttaaaataacaCAAGTACTGAGAATCGACTTTAAGTTACAAGGAAATGGTGGATTTAGGCAGAAGAACTGAAGTCCAAAGCCAAGCATAAAGCATTTCTCATCAATTCgacaaataaagtatttatttaaaaaccacctccttttttaaagtcggtttGAAATGGACGGATTTGCAAATACGTGTTCTCAGTAACTACGAAACCCAGGAAAACATAATACGGATTTCTTCAAAACTTTGCTTCAGCTTGTATGACACTTTTTTCATTATGCTATTACAgacgaaatatttttacaaaacaaactgaGGTTGATTCCACAATCAAATTGATTCTATAGAAAATTAGACAACATATGACcgagttttattttgaaaatcaattgCGTCAAGGTGATTGATGTACATGGAGTGGTGTCCGTACTTTCGGAGTTCTGAGGGCTTACAACTTGTAAGCTTGACGCATCATAAGGTCGAAGTAACAGTCGTTGTCGATGGACACGCTGATCCCGCTGTAGTAGTTCATGAACTCCTCCAACGTCACCTGTACATTAATCAGCTAGTGAAAAATGCATACACATGAGGAATAGTGATATgaaaaaaacacttattttttGACGACTGGTCTCTGGTCTAACAGATGGAGACCGATGTATCAAAATAGCATGAGTATATCCCCGTGTATGCGAGCCCAGTGAGTTAAACTTTCCAACAATTTTGACATAATCTcgcagttttgttttatttaccaagTGTTGAAAGGTTGTTTGTCGCACAAAGCTATCAGTTTAATTAAGTGGgtatttacttacttttccGTCCACAGATCCTTCAGACTCAAAGTTGGCGAGGAATTTGTTCAAAATGAGATCGGCTGTTTCTTCGCCACTCATGTACCTGGAAAATTACATAGAGACTGCATTTAAATATTCCTTATTTATGAACTATTCTTTTCGATTAAGCAATGCCTAACTGGACCTTGCTTTGTCTCCCTTTGCGGAGCACTAGCAATGATGTTCCATGCGGACTCAACACGGTTCAAAGCGCAACATTTCTTGCGACTTCCTAGAAGTTTCTGGCATTACTAAGTTCTTCTAAGTTATTAACGCCCAAGTTCATCGACAACATTAAAGAACTTTTCCTTAAatcaactacatacatatttactttgaaaattgaaagtgAAAATCCATCGTGAATGTATGTTTTAAAACAGCTGACGTTAATGTCGTCAGTGAACTTTGTCCTGAATagaataattataacaataaagaaGACTGTTTTGGTAAATCTATGAAGGTGCATTTACCTGGGATGAGACGTGACAGCATATACTCCCCGAATGTCCTCTACGGTGATAACTCCGTCGCCGGTCTTATCTAGTTTCTTAAACGCTTGCTCCACTATAGCGCGCCGAGAGTCGGACATCGGAGGCTGTGAAATATCAGAAATTGTACCTTGAAATACTTGCTTATTGTAATCTAATATCGATGTTGTGCTGCTAAGATCAAAACTGGAGAATGAAATAGTATAATTGAAATGTAGTAGAGGAATCCTAGAGGCAGTCGTTTTACTTCATCGAGATGCGTTAAGGGCAGTAGTTAGTAACTTCAGGGCACGGGTTATCAAAATCTGCTTAGCCTTGCTTGTTGAGGCCGGCTCTTTAGAAAGAAAGAGGAAGGCTACGCTCTACGTGGGCAAGATggcaaaaattatcaaatgacccctcccgctgtgggttagcagcggtgacaCTTAATGTGTCTGACTAACTAAAAATacatcgtgttccgtcgtaggccttttatgtaccagggccgcggtaactctttcgaacaatcccgcagcataGGACGCACCTTAAGAGATACAgaactatataaataataatatgcttaCGCGAATGTGCACCAAGAATTCATCGAGGCTGATTGAGCCACTCTTGTCAGTGTCAAACCTATCAAAGAGCTCCATCGCATCCTGCAAACGAAAAAGTGCCTTTAGTAGCCAATTTTAGACAGAATATCAAGAGGCGTCAAATGAGCAAAAATTCAATATTCgccatattattttcaatacacGCGCGCTCTTCTGGCGGATAAATGTATGTAGAACTCGTTTTCGATAGGAAAACAGACACCGAAAATGGCCAAAGGCCGCATATCGAAGACATTCTCTTTCAAACCTTAGCACTTAAAgtcaataaaaacataaactgtaataataatatttctgtctctgggaccctaaccaccggtaccttggaccctgtgcccgatatcggtggcaacctattttttatatttttaaatgttttttatttttatatttaatatttaaaaatgtaaattatatgttaaaaataaataaatgacaaaatattgCTTCTAAAATTATGCATCCCAGTTAGAATCCACAATGCAAATGCTACGTGTCCCACATTCCTTTATGTTGGTCTCTCATATTGTCTCACCAAAGGGCTCTGAAAGCCCCGGTGCCCTAttgtttgcgcagacacaggtactCTTCACTATCTTATTTCACATCTTAAAACCATGAGAAATATCTTCGCAaagaaatttttttttgcaggAGTTGTTAAACTTACGTCATGGCTAAGTTCTAATCCCGTTTCTTTAATTCCGTTAATGAATTCTTCCTGGTTCAATTGCTTACTGCCATCGTCATCCATGCGTCGGAAAATCctgtaatatttcaaaaaaatatattacatcaaataaatagttacttactttaatttaaaaaacgacAGGAAAGCTATTGTTATTGTTTGATAAGGTAATCTATAACGGGTTATTAGTTAACAAAATACCTACtcattaataaaagtttaaatatcAAGCGCCGTAATCCGATTACCTATACTAAACCAACACTTTTTACTTATTCAAAAAATTCAAGGCAAGGTTTGTTTGATTGCTTGAATGTATAAATGCACTAATCTCAAAAGCCACTGAAGCGATAGGTtgttagcccatttattgaaggCCCATTTATTGAGTCTTGTTAAACGGGTGCGTTGATTAGTTCCCACGATACTGACGCTAATGGGAACTCGTTCCATAACTATCCAGGTAaactaacctccccactcagagacatttgaCGATTTGtatgacggaatgtcatacaaatccttcactaaggaatggcttaagtaaccattaaatgtctctgagtgtagGGGTAAGTGCTGCATACCTGCCAAGCCCCAGTATGCCGGAGGCTCCTCGCGAAAGGCAGAGCAGACGCAGCTTCTCCAGCGGATCGGTGGCAGAGTTGAGAGCGCGAGCAGACTTCTGCATCAACTCTTCCTCCTGGCGAGAAGTCGCCGACAGCGGTCTGTGCCATGCAACTGTAAATAACGAcagaaaataatagtttaaaaactaaaaaaatgaataatttttcttaatttagattttcttacatacatacttaggtacatagtacatacatacaaagttacatacatacacgtGAAGCTAATAgaagcgtgttaaaaacaaatgagCAACGTCCGAAACAGTCAGCGGATCTGAAGTCAGGCGATTGGGTGATGAAacaattttgttgttaaaaatcGACTGTGAAGTTTTAACACAAAGATAGGCAAAAACTCGTCATCGATAGGAACATTAAACGAAGTGTactccaaaaaataaaaatccgatgcctaattaggtacctacctaattcgTTCAACGACTATTCAAAtgtgaaataatgtttaatCTTTGCGAAAGGTCCAAATAAATATCTAAGGGTAAGAAGAATCTTACGCAATAGGTAGATACTGATTGATTCTCAATCATCCGCATTTCTTTCAAGAATGTCATGATCCTAAAATACCTTGAGATTACCGCCCTCGAATCCGACTTATAAGGCACTCCCCCCTACAAATGTTaagaaagtaaacaaaaatcaaTGACTCACACTGTTGACATACATCCAACCGTATCAACTGACCTTGCAATCCGATCCGCGCATGTTCTAGAAGTCACTAGAACGATGACAAATCGTTAGACGCGATGAGACCTATAGTTTTGTTTCGGTCACACTACGCAGCTACGCACGGCCGCCAGGTCTATAACCTCGGTGGATAACATAATAATGTGGGAAATACGAAAGGTCTTATCTACCCTTCGTGATAGGTGATAGGTGTAACCGCGGGAATTTTGTGTGAAAGGCAATCGCTACTTAATCCCATTTTGGATAATTAAAGTGAAATAGAACTTGATGTTAGCGCAGTTGCCGGCTACATTActtgtaggtaggtagtatGATTTCTGTTGGCATTGGCTGGTAGATATTATATTGTGCTTAGGTAACATCTCAGGAAGATAAATGGCTTTCCAGAGAGATGCAGTGTATGACTGCAATGCAGTTACAGTTAACACCTAGTCGCATTGCTGAAATACCAATACTGCATTGAAGCAATGCTTCGCAAATTGGCTGTCATGCAGGCAGTCGTTTGCGCTTATttcgtttcattttattatctcATAAATATTCAACACGATTTATTGTTAGGTAATAGGAAACGAATCGGTCTATACCGAAACGCAACGTTGCCAAATGAGAAACGATATTGAGAACTCTGATAAAAAA from Helicoverpa armigera isolate CAAS_96S chromosome 4, ASM3070526v1, whole genome shotgun sequence harbors:
- the LOC110375010 gene encoding calcyphosin-like protein isoform X2 → MSSASMAACFNYDNVSKGKGDKNDVMDSVAWHRPLSATSRQEEELMQKSARALNSATDPLEKLRLLCLSRGASGILGLGRIFRRMDDDGSKQLNQEEFINGIKETGLELSHDDAMELFDRFDTDKSGSISLDEFLVHIRPPMSDSRRAIVEQAFKKLDKTGDGVITVEDIRGVYAVTSHPRYMSGEETADLILNKFLANFESEGSVDGKVTLEEFMNYYSGISVSIDNDCYFDLMMRQAYKL
- the LOC110375010 gene encoding calcyphosin-like protein isoform X1; the encoded protein is MALLTVTVFLVGALGWSIAAPPTPSDPCFNYDNVSKGKGDKNDVMDSVAWHRPLSATSRQEEELMQKSARALNSATDPLEKLRLLCLSRGASGILGLGRIFRRMDDDGSKQLNQEEFINGIKETGLELSHDDAMELFDRFDTDKSGSISLDEFLVHIRPPMSDSRRAIVEQAFKKLDKTGDGVITVEDIRGVYAVTSHPRYMSGEETADLILNKFLANFESEGSVDGKVTLEEFMNYYSGISVSIDNDCYFDLMMRQAYKL
- the LOC110375010 gene encoding calcyphosin-like protein isoform X4; the encoded protein is MDSVAWHRPLSATSRQEEELMQKSARALNSATDPLEKLRLLCLSRGASGILGLGRIFRRMDDDGSKQLNQEEFINGIKETGLELSHDDAMELFDRFDTDKSGSISLDEFLVHIRPPMSDSRRAIVEQAFKKLDKTGDGVITVEDIRGVYAVTSHPRYMSGEETADLILNKFLANFESEGSVDGKVTLEEFMNYYSGISVSIDNDCYFDLMMRQAYKL
- the LOC110375010 gene encoding calcyphosin-like protein isoform X3 translates to MYLGKIKTSSNIAWHRPLSATSRQEEELMQKSARALNSATDPLEKLRLLCLSRGASGILGLGRIFRRMDDDGSKQLNQEEFINGIKETGLELSHDDAMELFDRFDTDKSGSISLDEFLVHIRPPMSDSRRAIVEQAFKKLDKTGDGVITVEDIRGVYAVTSHPRYMSGEETADLILNKFLANFESEGSVDGKVTLEEFMNYYSGISVSIDNDCYFDLMMRQAYKL